From a region of the Apibacter sp. B3706 genome:
- a CDS encoding PspC family transcriptional regulator: protein MIEKLRTLFEANGFEVISRVSEKFGVRASKLRLLFIYLSFITLGGIFALYLTGAFFLWIKDSIITKRPSVFDL from the coding sequence ATGATAGAAAAATTACGCACCCTATTTGAAGCAAACGGATTTGAAGTAATTTCACGTGTATCGGAAAAATTCGGAGTACGGGCGTCTAAATTAAGACTTTTATTTATCTACTTGTCATTTATTACTTTAGGTGGAATTTTTGCTTTATATCTTACCGGAGCATTTTTTCTATGGATTAAAGACAGCATTATCACTAAACGACCTTCGGTTTTTGATCTATAG
- a CDS encoding rhomboid family intramembrane serine protease: MHKFPIHKEAIIIPIVLVGAIWLVFLLQNLLVFKECYGIIPLNLKGLRGVLLSPLFHGNLTHILSNTIPLFVLTFFTFQFYEKLAYFVLLNGWIISGFVVWLLPNFSLLNSSVLSCHVGASGIIYVLASFLFFSGIFRHEKTLLAVSLIVVFLYGSLVWGIFPRELLGIYDDRPISWESHLSGAVTGFILAYMLRRIGKKREKPQWDKDEYDHSDDEKLWEKYQLEYPEYFHEEDPSKSDPTSEINKTDNVHHEDEIDSLKNQEKL; the protein is encoded by the coding sequence ATGCATAAATTTCCGATCCATAAAGAAGCTATTATTATTCCGATCGTATTAGTCGGTGCCATATGGTTGGTATTTCTATTGCAAAATTTATTGGTTTTCAAAGAATGTTATGGAATCATACCTCTTAATCTAAAAGGGTTGAGAGGAGTACTACTATCACCGTTATTTCATGGAAACCTTACCCATATACTCAGTAATACTATTCCTTTATTTGTATTAACATTTTTTACTTTTCAGTTTTATGAAAAATTGGCATATTTCGTTTTACTAAATGGATGGATTATATCCGGTTTTGTGGTTTGGTTACTACCTAATTTTTCTTTATTAAATTCTTCCGTTTTATCTTGCCATGTAGGAGCCAGCGGTATTATCTATGTTTTGGCTTCATTTCTTTTTTTTAGTGGAATTTTCAGGCATGAAAAAACCTTACTGGCAGTTTCATTGATTGTCGTTTTTTTATATGGGAGTTTAGTTTGGGGAATATTTCCCAGAGAACTTTTAGGCATATACGATGATCGGCCTATTTCCTGGGAAAGTCATCTGTCGGGAGCAGTAACCGGGTTTATATTAGCTTATATGTTGAGAAGAATAGGCAAAAAAAGAGAGAAACCTCAATGGGATAAGGATGAATATGATCATTCTGATGATGAAAAACTTTGGGAAAAATATCAATTGGAATATCCTGAATATTTTCATGAAGAAGACCCTTCGAAATCTGATCCGACTTCAGAGATAAATAAAACAGACAATGTCCATCACGAAGATGAAATAGATTCTTTGAAAAATCAAGAGAAACTATAG